A window of Hevea brasiliensis isolate MT/VB/25A 57/8 chromosome 14, ASM3005281v1, whole genome shotgun sequence contains these coding sequences:
- the LOC131173115 gene encoding disease resistance protein RUN1-like: MASTSSSAPPCKYDVFISFRGKDTRYGILSHLFEALQRKQINAFLDEELRKGEEISPALLKIIQESSVSIVIFSENYADSAWCLDELVEILKCREESGQIVLPVFYKVDPTEVQDLTGNFGKALAMHGEKGNSQKVGQWKRALMEVSNFSGWDLQEIKYEAKLVEGIVNDVLIKFSDMSKGDDSYDRNLIGIKLRVEEVERLLNEKQIVGIWGMGGIGKTTIAQEVFHRNKNKFDGHCFVENVRETMTKQSSNSVRVKIIQQLLRDKHVDSLNDSTRRRLKSKKVLIVFDDVEDRNHLKDLAGDCDLYGEGSRIIITSRDSLGLSEEDRYEVEKLSDSQGLELFSLHAFEQNHSKEEYKELSNNAKKYAGGNLLALKVLGSHLFNMHIEEWESELEKLKVEPLEKIQAVLKTSYDGLGDKDKDIFLDIACFFKGQNKDEVERILEAFGFFPKSGIPRLLKKSLITVSSLNEIHMHDLLEQMGKDIVIKECKQPGGRSRLWNYEDISHALTTGMVRTKLINEAFFIIIFEFCKNCRSRDELSINQ; the protein is encoded by the exons ATGGCTTCTACTTCTTCATCAGCCCCTCCCTGCAAGTACGATGTTTTTATTAGTTTTAGAGGCAAAGATACCCGTTATGGTATTCTCTCCCATCTCTTTGAAGCTTTGCAGCGAAAGCAAATCAATGCCTTCTTGGATGAAGAACTTCGTAAAGGAGAAGAGATCTCACCAGCTCTCTTGAAAATAATCCAAGAATCCAGTGTCTCAATTGTCATTTTCTCTGAAAATTATGCAGATTCTGCATGGTGCTTGGATGAGCTTGTTGAGATACTTAAATGCAGGGAAGAATCAGGACAAATAGTCCTACCAGTTTTTTACAAAGTAGATCCCACTGAGGTTCAAGACCTGACAGGGAATTTCGGGAAGGCACTTGCTATGCATGGAGAAAAAGGCAATTCACAGAAGGTGGGCCAGTGGAAGCGTGCTTTGATGGAAGTAAGCAACTTTTCAGGATGGGATTTACAGGAAATCAA GTATGAGGCCAAATTAGTTGAGGGAATTGTCAATGATGTTTTGATCAAATTTAGTGATATGTCTAAAGGTGATGATTCTTATGATCGCAACTTGATTGGAATTAAACTGCGTGTGGAAGAAGTGGAACGGTTGTTAAATGAGAAGCAGATTGTAGGAATTTGGGGGATGGGAGGCATTGGTAAAACAACTATTGCACAAGAAGTATTTCATCGAAACAAGAATAAATTTGATGGTCATTGTTTCGTTGAAAATGTTAGGGAAACAATGACAAAGCAATCATCAAATTCAGTGCGAGTCAAAATCATTCAACAATTATTAAGGGACAAACATGTAGACAGTTTGAATGATTCTACTAGGAGAAGGCTTAAGAGTAAGAAGGTATTGATTGTTTTTGATGATGTAGAGGATCGAAACCATTTAAAAGATTTAGCAGGAGATTGTGATTTGTATGGTGAGGGAAGTAGAATCATCATAACTAGTAGAGATTCACTTGGTTTATCAGAGGAAGACAGATATGAGGTTGAGAAGTTAAGTGATTCTCAAGGTCTGGAACTCTTTAGCTTGCATGCCTTCGAGCAAAATCATTCCAAGGAAGAATATAAGGAGCTATCAAACAACGCAAAAAAATATGCTGGAGGCAATCTATTAGCTCTTAAAGTTTTGGGATCTCATTTATTTAATATGCACATAGAAGAATGGGAAAGTGAATTGGAAAAATTGAAAGTTGAACCTCTTGAGAAAATTCAAGCTGTTTTGAAAACAAGTTATGATGGGCTAGGGGATAAGGACAAGGACATATTTCTTGATATTGCATGTTTCTTCAAAGGGCAAAATAAAGATGAGGTTGAGAGAATATTAGAAGCATTTGGTTTCTTTCCAAAAAGTGGAATACCTCGCTTACTTAAAAAATCTCTCATAACTGTTTCGTCACTCAATGAGATTCATATGCATGACTTGCTAGAGCAAATGGGCAAGGATATTGTTATTAAGGAATGCAAACAGCCTGGAGGACGCAGCAGGTTGTGGAATTATGAAGATATTAGTCATGCATTGACAACAGGGATGGTAAGGACCAAATTAATCAATGAAGCTTTTTTCATTATCATATTTGAATTttgtaagaattgtagatctcgtGATGAATTAAGTATTAATCAATAA
- the LOC131172748 gene encoding disease resistance protein RML1A-like: MCNLRFIEVYAMSFRVLLPKNFEFCAQALRYLYWYSYPLESLPLNFWPKNLVELHMRFNNLKQLWNGGDKPLGSLKLMDLSYSYRLIRIPNLSSIAPNLEFLYLEGCKSLVETPSLQNLSKLTELYLNGSNKIKDCPEIPCNIRILKLYGTGIKQLPSSIKHLSQLVILSLDGCTLLSLPSSIGNLKRLEELHLAECLLVTIPSNIGELKCLEKLFLRNCSYLASLPESIKQLSKLKLLDLRDCESLKSLPELPSCLKFLKAIDCHSLESASISFNFNCTFLDFSHCFKLNKKVMEDVFEAHLLGQKVTLLMAGGEVPEWMRYKNKGSSLSFKLHLRHVIAFSFCVVLSPYGDVYFPGFEVDFICESGNRREHNAFNLFSDKDVANWNGYPYLSDLSHVLLSFNGLRTRFDEECFVEASFCFNTDYYMDRPEIMECGVHPIYSRDKRRSRNEKHQDDEECQ, encoded by the exons ATGTGCAATCTTAGATTCATCGAAGTATATGCAATGTCTTTCAGAGTGCTCCTTCCTAAGAACTTTGAATTTTGTGCACAAGCACTAAGATATCTTTACTGGTATTCTTATCCTCTGGAATCTTTGCCGTTAAATTTTTGGCCAAAGAATCTTGTAGAACTTCACATGCGTTTTAACAATCTCAAACAACTGTGGAATGGAGGAGATAAG CCTCTTGGAAGTTTGAAATTAATGGACCTCAGCTACTCTTATCGCCTGATCAGGATTCCGAACTTGTCTAGTATTGCCCCAAATCTCGAGTTTTTATATTTGGAAGGATGTAAGAGCTTGGTTGAAACTCCCTCTCTTCAAAATCTGAGCAAGCTTACTGAACTTTATTTAAATGGATCCAATAAAATCAAAGATTGTCCAGAGATTCCGTGTAATATAAGGATTCTAAAATTATACGGAACTGGAATAAAACAACTGCCCTCATCAATTAAGCATCTGTctcaacttgtcatattgtccttGGATGGGTGTACACTCTTGAGTCTTCCAAGCAGCATTGGCAATTTGAAACGTCTTGAAGAACTTCATCTAGCTGAATGTTTACTCGTGACTATTCCAAGCAACATAGGCGAGTTGAAATGTCTTGAAAAGTTATTTCTCCGGAATTGCTCATATTTAGCAAGTCTTCCTGAAAGCATCAAACAACTTTCGAAGTTGAAACTGCTTGATTTAAGAGATTGCGAGAGTCTTAAGAGTTTACCAGAGCTTCCGTCatgcttaaaatttttaaaagcaATTGATTGCCACTCTCTGGAATCTGcatcaatttctttcaatttcaatTGCACATTTCTTGATTTTAGTCATTGCTTCAAATTGAATAAGAAAGTAATGGAGGATGTTTTTGAAGCGCACCTATTGGGTCAGAAAGTTACATTATTGATGGCAGGAGGTGAAGTGCCAGAATGGATGAGGTATAAGAATAAAGGATCCTCgctttccttcaaacttcaccttcgtcACGTAATTGCCTTCTCTTTCTGCGTTGTTCTTAGTCCCTATGGTGATGTTTATTTTCCTGGATTTGAAGTGGATTTCATATGTGAATCTGGAAATAGGCGGGAACATAATGCGTTCAACTTATTTAGCGATAAGGACGTTGCGAATTGGAATGGTTATCCGTATCTTTCGGACTTATCACACGTGTTGCTTTCATTCAATGGATTGAGGACACGTTTTGATGAAGAGTGTTTCGTTGAGGCCTCATTTTGCTTCAACACTGACTATTACATGGATCGGCCAGAAATTATGGAGTGTGGGGTCCATCCTATATATAGTAGAGATAAAAGGAGAAGCAGAAATGAAAAGCATCAAGATGACGAGGAATGCCAATAA
- the LOC131172749 gene encoding YTH domain-containing protein ECT4-like: MDYYVAQHHSVAFDGMLLLIPKSIMDPSHNWMIMVIFKQMDLICSVSVDHIRDAIRQWITSLLFTCYNPYASGAVVGVDGQSVGQQAYFSSPGYLPHPVFYGSEAMPCYSWDSAYFSDVSNGNTGSQNGKYGSASTFAKCSGFNSMKSNDNTAGKSSKSTNTQAIRPLNKVSALGSDFSAGLSKGYHPVGNLPPFSIQKHGPFPHNCLMNYRQNGRIWNGNDRNKSGDRFYKNSDFETSNELTSGPRGSNKFPSLETAVKEDLGITVQRDQYNKPDFETKYADAQFYVIKSYNEDDIHKSIKYDVWASTPNGNKKLDAAFREAEQRS; the protein is encoded by the exons ATGGATTACTATGTGGCTCAACATCATTCAGTTGCTTTTGACGGGATGCTACTTCTAATACCAAAG AGTATAATGGATCCTTCACACAATTGGATGATCATGGTTATTTTCAAGCAGATGGATCTCATATG TAGTGTATCGGTTGATCACATCAGGGATGCAATCAGACAATGGATCACTAGTCTATTATTTACCTGCTATAATCCATATGCTTCTGGGGCAGTGGTTGGGGTAGATGGGCAAAGTGTTGGTCAACAAGCATATTTTTCTTCACCTGGATACCTTCCACATCCTGTTTTCTATGGATCAGAAGCCATGCCTTGCTATTCATGGGATTCAGCATATTTTAGTGATGTCTCAAATGGCAATACTGGTTCTCAAAATGGAAAATATGGATCAGCTTCTACTTTTGCCAAGTGCAGTGGTTTTAACTCTATGAAGTCTAATGACAATACTGCTGGCAAATCCTCTAAGTCTACAAATACACAAGCAATCAGACCTTTAAACAAG GTGTCTGCATTGGGTTCTGATTTCTCAGCAGGTCTCTCGAAAGGATACCATCCTGTAGGAAATTTGCCTCCTTTTTCTATCCAAAAACATGGTCCATTCCCGCATAATTGTCTTATGAACTATAGACAGAACGGAAGGATATGGAATGGAAATGATAGAAATAAATCTGGAGACAGATTCTATAAAAACAGTgattttgaaacctcaaatgaacTAACTTCTGGTCCTAGGGGCTCTAACAAATTTCCTTCTCTGGAGACTGCTGTCAAGGAAGACTTGGGAATCACTGTACAAAGAGATCAGTATAACAAACCAGATTTTGAAACTAAGTACGCAGATGCTCAGTTCTATGTTATCAAATCTTACAATGAAGATGACATTCATAAGAGCATTAAATATGATGTATGGGCAAGCACTCCAAATGGCAATAAGAAGTTAGATGCAGCATTCCGTGAAGCAGAACAGAGATCTTGA